A portion of the Ricinus communis isolate WT05 ecotype wild-type chromosome 10, ASM1957865v1, whole genome shotgun sequence genome contains these proteins:
- the LOC8271691 gene encoding cyclin-dependent protein kinase inhibitor SMR11: MGQLGFEKCTEETGRNQDFSKKWTDCLDESCANKPETEQSLGPITPANKENGDFSLDLSSPLTVVKKVPKALIFDSNTNQNQDPLTNIDSSSSPRTPKDGVFDPFAPGPEDKAWAPQCKKYSDEARSSVARRLNFSSSFKGLGDECAGDCVESISDEQMFESVYENLLEAIVSKQTECSLAELSKMELDSDSCLTPSSAPRLTGVADACPGAPMKPTGKSRIIDLGLCRKLEF; encoded by the coding sequence ATGGGTCAATTGGGTTTTGAAAAATGTACGGAAGAAACAGGGAGAAATCaagatttttccaaaaaatGGACTGATTGTTTAGATGAATCTTGTGCTAATAAGCCAGAAACTGAGCAATCTCTCGGGCCTATAACTCCTGCAAATAAAGAGAATGGGGATTTTTCTTTGGATCTTAGTTCTCCACTCACCGTAGTGAAAAAAGTCCCTAAAGCACTAATCTTTGATTCTAATACCAACCAAAATCAAGACCCACTCACCAATATTGATAGCTCTAGTAGCCCCAGAACGCCAAAGGATGGCGTTTTTGATCCGTTTGCTCCTGGTCCTGAAGACAAGGCCTGGGCTCCCCAGTGCAAGAAATACTCTGATGAAGCGAGGAGCAGTGTTGCTAGACGGCTTAATTTCAGTTCTTCCTTCAAAGGTTTGGGTGATGAATGTGCTGGTGATTGTGTGGAGTCTATTTCGGATGAGCAGATGTTTGAGTCAGTATATGAGAATCTCTTAGAGGCTATTGTCTCTAAGCAAACTGAGTGTTCTCTTGCTGAACTATCAAAAATGGAATTAGATTCGGATAGTTGTTTGACGCCTTCTTCAGCTCCACGATTAACTGGAGTTGCTGATGCTTGCCCTGGTGCTCCTATGAAACCAACAGGTAAATCAAGGATTATCGATTTGGGATTATGCAGGAAGCTTGAATTCTAA
- the LOC8282611 gene encoding cytochrome P450 714C2-like isoform X1 has translation MEGYHAETFWSVAIVGFCILLIRVCDAIWLKPRRIRSVLLKQGIGGPRPCFLYGNVQEMQKIQAMVAKTTQTSHVQPASSSHNAWAYSIFPHFHQWAQQYGRVYTYTTWSKQHLYVGEPELMKALNLNTSLDLGRSTHLSNSIEPMVGNGIIRANGPYWAHQKKLIAPEFFLHKIKRMSGLMEECTLAMIRTWQNEVESKEGVADITIDRDLKSLAGDIISKACFGSSYSQGKQIFATLEALQEATSKPIIQRFGLKNFRFLPTKSNREIWRLQKEVKTQILKVVKARRGKSQRTSKPEDLLDALLQSVADSKEIQHPRDAERFIVDNCKNIYFAGHETTALSASWCLMLLALHPEWQERVRAEIVEICGDRLHDSLLDLDKLYQLKMMQLPMVIHESLRLYNPAVITSREALSDITVGDLMIPRGTNIWISVTALHRDPDNWGEDANEFRPERFAQGITEACKYPQSYIPFGFGSRLCIGKTFAMLELKIILSLILTNFSFSLSPEYHHIPVYKIALSPKQGIRLLAKSVLSGPNNI, from the exons atggaagGTTATCATGCAGAAACGTTTTGGTCAGTAGCAATAGTTGGATTTTGCATCCTACTGATACGAGTGTGTGATGCAATTTGGCTGAAACCTAGAAGGATTCGGTCTGTTCTCTTGAAACAAGGAATTGGAGGGCCAAGACCTTGTTTCTTGTATGGAAATGTACAGGAAATGCAAAAGATCCAAGCAATGGTAGCTAAAACTACCCAAACTTCACATGTTCAACCTGCTTCGTCGTCCCACAATGCTTGGGCTTATTCCATTTTCCCCCACTTCCATCAATGGGCACAACAGTATG GACGAGTATACACATATACGACATGGAGCAAGCAACATTTATATGTGGGGGAACCGGAGTTGATGAAGGCATTGAATCTGAACACATCCTTGGATTTAGGTAGATCTACCCATCTCTCCAACTCCATTGAGCCCATGGTTGGCAACGGCATCATAAGGGCCAACGGACCTTACTGGGCGCACCAGAAGAAGCTCATTGCTCCTGAGTTTTTCTTGCACAAAATTAAG CGCATGTCGGGACTGATGGAGGAATGTACCTTAGCGATGATAAGGACATGGCAAAACGAAGTTGAGAGTAAGGAAGGAGTTGCAGATATTACTATTGATAGGGATTTGAAGAGCCTAGCCGGTGACATTATCTCAAAAGCTTGTTTTGGCAGCTCGTACTCCCAAGGCAAGCAGATATTTGCAACATTGGAAGCCCTTCAAGAAGCTACTTCCAAACCGATTATACAACGCTTCGGGCTTAAAAATTTCAG GTTTCTTCCTACAAAGAGCAACAGGGAAATATGGAGATTACAGAAAGAGGTAAAAACACAGATACTGAAAGTTGTCAAGGCTCGCCGAGGAAAAAGCCAAAGGACTAGCAAACCTGAGGACTTACTGGATGCCCTACTTCAGAGTGTTGCtgatagtaaagaaatccaaCATCCTCGTGATGCAGAGCGCTTTATAGTGGATAACTGCAAGAACATCTACTTTGCTGGCCATGAGACCACCGCTCTTTCAGCTTCCTGGTGCTTGATGCTTCTCGCATTACATCCTGAGTGGCAAGAACGTGTCCGAGCTGAGATTGTCGAGATATGTGGTGATAGGCTCCATGATTCCTTGCTTGACTTGGATAAATTGTATCAGTTAAAAATG ATGCAGCTGCCGATGGTGATTCACGAAAGCCTTCGACTCTACAATCCAGCCGTTATAACATCAAGAGAAGCTCTTTCTGACATCACTGTGGGTGATTTAATGATCCCAAGAGGCACCAACATTTGGATATCGGTTACGGCATTGCACCGCGATCCTGACAATTGGGGTGAGGATGCTAATGAGTTCAGGCCGGAGAGGTTTGCGCAAGGGATAACCGAAGCTTGCAAGTACCCACAGTCATATATTCCTTTTGGTTTTGGCAGTCGACTGTGCATTGGGAAGACCTTTGCCATGTTGGAACTGAAAATAATACTCTCTCTAATTCTAACCAACTTCAGTTTTTCACTCTCTCCAGAGTACCACCACATACCTGTCTACAAGATTGCACTCTCACCCAAACAGGGCATTAGACTACTTGCAAAGTCGGTCCTGTCAGGaccaaataatatttaa
- the LOC8271689 gene encoding uncharacterized protein LOC8271689 isoform X2 yields MESRIVEDRNPELEESFSFSSYDFNSSSSFVFFSDNEDIDDNSDDDGGGGRDSYIEIALEPANIHQKNKYDNDEEEAMELRISFSSSIPLPDQETNTAELCESVASSASSSSSSFTFTSSFTESQRNTEAESKQPSDCTKQEKTIKSKVHKTFSSSFRIYSPEIDVGDSSADTARLNLVPASRKNVPKIATTTMSSTGMLMNFFVKLRVSKLKTLLASFLKASQTNSGRHKGKKPEETFRTNYRNLINPIDKGSAAAERKQGNGEKSRMLELNLDAIKEYVLEAMSITSLGRRDRRTKSCPVSTKSSPIHLRSMSESNKMSATENSIQAAIAHCKRSLGPNI; encoded by the exons ATGGAAAGCAGAATCGTGGAAGATCGAAACCCAGAGCTTGAAGAAAGTTTCTCATTTAGCAGCTACGACTTCAAttcctcttcctcttttgtattcttctctGATAACGAAGATATTGATGACAATAGTGATGATGATGGGGGCGGTGGTCGTGATTCTTATATCGAAATAGCTCTTGAACCCGCAAATATTCACCAGAAAAATAAATACGATAATGATGAGGAGGAGGCAATGGAGCTTCGGATATCATTTTCATCAAGCATCCCATTACCAGATCAAGAAACAAACACGGCAGAATTATGCGAGTCTGTGGCTTCCTCTGCTTCATCATCGTCTTCTTCGTTTACTTTCACCTCTTCATTCACCGAGAGTCAACGGAATACAGAGGCGGAGTCAAAGCAGCCTTCTGATTGTACAAAACAGGAGAAGACTATTAAAAGCAAGGTTCATAAGACGTTCAGTTCTAGTTTCAGGATATACTCGCCGGAGATTGATGTCGGTGATAGTTCAGCCGACACCGCCCGCTTGAACCTCGTACCTGCCAG CAGAAAGAATGTACCAAAGATAGCAACAACAACAATGAGTAGTACTGGCATGTTGATGAATTTCTTCGTGAAATTGCGAGTCTCGAAATTAAAAACATTGCTAGCCTCATTTCTGAAAGCCTCTCAGACAAACTCTGGAAGACACAAAGGCAAGAAACCTGAAGAGACTTTCAGGACGAATTATCGGAACCTAATTAACCCAATAGACAAGGGATCAGCAGCAGCAGAACGAAAGCAAGGAAACGGAGAGAAATCAAGAATGTTGGAGCTGAACTTGGATGCGATTAAAGAGTATGTGCTGGAAGCCATGAGTATTACCAGCCTTGGTCGTAGAGATAGAAGAACAAAAAGTTGCCCTGTTTCTACCAAGTCTTCCCCAATTCACCTACGATCTATGAGCGAGAGTAATAAGATGTCTGCTACAGAAAACTCCATTCAGGCAGCTATTGCTCATTGTAAGAGATCATTGGGCccaaatatttga
- the LOC8271693 gene encoding uncharacterized protein LOC8271693, with amino-acid sequence MEVEKKAEETALNSTKDTEAQTQPKTKSKHRRRNICLAITASVIVLIVVIAVILAFTVFKAKEPTTTIDSISLENLKVDLDAARMGVDLNMTMDVDLTVTNPNKVGLKYKNGSALLNYRGELVGEVPIPAGKMGADETRPMNVTVTVMADRLLSNPQLFSDVMSGLLNVSTLIKLSGKVAIFNIFKISVDTTTTCDVSVFIANATIADQKCKYKAKI; translated from the coding sequence atggagGTGGAGAAGAAAGCAGAGGAAACAGCTCTAAATTCAACAAAAGACACCGAAGCTCAAACACAGCCCAAAACTAAAAGCAAACACAGGCGCAGAAACATCTGTCTTGCAATAACTGCTTCCGTCATCGTCCTCATCGTCGTGATAGCTGTGATCTTAGCATTCACAGTCTTCAAAGCCAAAGAACCCACCACCACAATCGACTCAATCTCTCTAGAAAATCTCAAAGTAGATTTGGACGCTGCGAGAATGGGTGTCGACCTGAATATGACTATGGACGTTGATCTCACCGTCACCAACCCAAACAAAGTAGGCCTAAAGTACAAGAATGGTTCAGCTTTGCTGAATTATAGAGGTGAACTTGTTGGTGAAGTCCCGATTCCTGCAGGAAAGATGGGCGCCGACGAGACCAGACCCATGAATGTTACTGTTACTGTCATGGCGGATCGGTTATTGTCTAATCCTCAGCTTTTTTCTGATGTGATGTCCGGATTGTTGAACGTGAGTACTTTAATTAAACTTTCTGGCAAAGTTgcgatttttaatattttcaaaatcagtGTGGATACAACTACTACATGCGATGTTTCTGTCTTTATTGCAAATGCTACTATTGCAGATCAGAAGTGCAAGTACAAGGCAAAAATTTAG
- the LOC8282611 gene encoding cytochrome P450 714C2-like isoform X2: MEGYHAETFWSVAIVGFCILLIRVCDAIWLKPRRIRSVLLKQGIGGPRPCFLYGNVQEMQKIQAMVAKTTQTSHVQPASSSHNAWAYSIFPHFHQWAQQYGRVYTYTTWSKQHLYVGEPELMKALNLNTSLDLGRSTHLSNSIEPMVGNGIIRANGPYWAHQKKLIAPEFFLHKIKRMSGLMEECTLAMIRTWQNEVESKEGVADITIDRDLKSLAGDIISKACFGSSYSQGKQIFATLEALQEATSKPIIQRFGLKNFRFLPTKSNREIWRLQKEVKTQILKVVKARRGKSQRTSKPEDLLDALLQSVADSKEIQHPRDAERFIVDNCKNIYFAGHETTALSASWCLMLLALHPEWQERVRAEIVEICGDRLHDSLLDLDKLYQLKMLPMVIHESLRLYNPAVITSREALSDITVGDLMIPRGTNIWISVTALHRDPDNWGEDANEFRPERFAQGITEACKYPQSYIPFGFGSRLCIGKTFAMLELKIILSLILTNFSFSLSPEYHHIPVYKIALSPKQGIRLLAKSVLSGPNNI, translated from the exons atggaagGTTATCATGCAGAAACGTTTTGGTCAGTAGCAATAGTTGGATTTTGCATCCTACTGATACGAGTGTGTGATGCAATTTGGCTGAAACCTAGAAGGATTCGGTCTGTTCTCTTGAAACAAGGAATTGGAGGGCCAAGACCTTGTTTCTTGTATGGAAATGTACAGGAAATGCAAAAGATCCAAGCAATGGTAGCTAAAACTACCCAAACTTCACATGTTCAACCTGCTTCGTCGTCCCACAATGCTTGGGCTTATTCCATTTTCCCCCACTTCCATCAATGGGCACAACAGTATG GACGAGTATACACATATACGACATGGAGCAAGCAACATTTATATGTGGGGGAACCGGAGTTGATGAAGGCATTGAATCTGAACACATCCTTGGATTTAGGTAGATCTACCCATCTCTCCAACTCCATTGAGCCCATGGTTGGCAACGGCATCATAAGGGCCAACGGACCTTACTGGGCGCACCAGAAGAAGCTCATTGCTCCTGAGTTTTTCTTGCACAAAATTAAG CGCATGTCGGGACTGATGGAGGAATGTACCTTAGCGATGATAAGGACATGGCAAAACGAAGTTGAGAGTAAGGAAGGAGTTGCAGATATTACTATTGATAGGGATTTGAAGAGCCTAGCCGGTGACATTATCTCAAAAGCTTGTTTTGGCAGCTCGTACTCCCAAGGCAAGCAGATATTTGCAACATTGGAAGCCCTTCAAGAAGCTACTTCCAAACCGATTATACAACGCTTCGGGCTTAAAAATTTCAG GTTTCTTCCTACAAAGAGCAACAGGGAAATATGGAGATTACAGAAAGAGGTAAAAACACAGATACTGAAAGTTGTCAAGGCTCGCCGAGGAAAAAGCCAAAGGACTAGCAAACCTGAGGACTTACTGGATGCCCTACTTCAGAGTGTTGCtgatagtaaagaaatccaaCATCCTCGTGATGCAGAGCGCTTTATAGTGGATAACTGCAAGAACATCTACTTTGCTGGCCATGAGACCACCGCTCTTTCAGCTTCCTGGTGCTTGATGCTTCTCGCATTACATCCTGAGTGGCAAGAACGTGTCCGAGCTGAGATTGTCGAGATATGTGGTGATAGGCTCCATGATTCCTTGCTTGACTTGGATAAATTGTATCAGTTAAAAATG CTGCCGATGGTGATTCACGAAAGCCTTCGACTCTACAATCCAGCCGTTATAACATCAAGAGAAGCTCTTTCTGACATCACTGTGGGTGATTTAATGATCCCAAGAGGCACCAACATTTGGATATCGGTTACGGCATTGCACCGCGATCCTGACAATTGGGGTGAGGATGCTAATGAGTTCAGGCCGGAGAGGTTTGCGCAAGGGATAACCGAAGCTTGCAAGTACCCACAGTCATATATTCCTTTTGGTTTTGGCAGTCGACTGTGCATTGGGAAGACCTTTGCCATGTTGGAACTGAAAATAATACTCTCTCTAATTCTAACCAACTTCAGTTTTTCACTCTCTCCAGAGTACCACCACATACCTGTCTACAAGATTGCACTCTCACCCAAACAGGGCATTAGACTACTTGCAAAGTCGGTCCTGTCAGGaccaaataatatttaa
- the LOC8271690 gene encoding calcium-binding allergen Bet v 3: MEVEPAAASTGTRPTLSRKASTASSFRLRSPSLNSLRLRRIFDLFDKNGDGMITVQDLSQALSLLGLEADFSELESTIRSHIRPGNDGLAFEDFFSLHQSLDEAFFSYDDEEVEANGVDAVTQEESDLTEAFKVFDEDGDGYISAHELQVVLRKLGMPEAKEIERVQQMICSVDRNHDGRVDFFEFKDMMRSVLVRSS, translated from the coding sequence ATGGAAGTAGAACCAGCAGCAGCCTCTACAGGAACCAGGCCGACCCTTTCAAGAAAAGCATCCACCGCCTCCTCCTTCCGCCTCCGCAGCCCCAGCCTCAACTCTCTCCGTCTCCGCCGCATTTTCGATCTCTTCGACAAGAATGGCGACGGCATGATAACTGTTCAAGACCTCAGCCAAGCGCTTAGCCTTTTAGGGCTCGAAGCTGATTTCTCAGAACTTGAATCCACCATCAGGTCTCATATCAGACCCGGCAACGACGGGCTTGCGTTTGAGGATTTCTTTTCGCTTCATCAGTCGTTGGACGAGGCATTCTTTAGCTACGACGATGAGGAGGTGGAGGCTAACGGAGTCGATGCTGTGACCCAGGAAGAGTCTGATCTAACGGAGGCTTTTAAGGTGTTTGATGAAGATGGCGATGGTTACATTTCTGCTCATGAGCTTCAGGTTGTGTTGAGGAAACTCGGCATGCCTGAAGCTAAAGAGATTGAAAGGGTTCAACAGATGATCTGTTCCGTCGATCGCAATCACGATGGCCGCGTCGATTTCTTCGAGTTTAAAGATATGATGCGGAGTGTTCTTGTTCGCAGCTCTTGA
- the LOC8271692 gene encoding uncharacterized protein LOC8271692 — protein sequence MTETNDQLPSKRQRRRRCCFIVGGVALFLVLLLFIIILILVLTVFKAKEPKVDLVSATLDGISPRISFPVINIQLNISLNLNLLVHNRNYASFKHGAGKTSLLYQDKQIGEADLYPGVIPSRGSAPLACRLTIEVDELASDMTELIQDVLAGQLVMETRTSIPGRVTFLGIIKKHAVATSACRFTIAFPAMKIQNQECRSKTKL from the coding sequence ATGACGGAAACTAACGATCAACTTCCAAGCAAACGTCAGAGACGCCGCCGGTGCTGTTTCATCGTTGGCGGAGTGGCTCTTTTCTTGGTGCTGTTGCTATTTATAATCATTCTCATCTTAGTATTGACGGTCTTTAAGGCTAAAGAACCCAAGGTTGATCTTGTGTCAGCCACACTAGATGGCATCTCTCCTCGCATCTCGTTCCCagtaatcaatattcaactcAACATCTCGCTTAATCTCAATCTTCTGGTACACAACCGAAATTATGCCAGCTTCAAGCATGGTGCTGGCAAGACTTCCCTTCTGTATCAAGATAAGCAGATAGGAGAAGCGGATCTGTATCCGGGTGTTATACCTTCTAGAGGATCAGCACCGCTTGCTTGCCGGCTTACTATTGAGGTGGATGAACTAGCATCTGACATGACAGAGTTAATCCAGGATGTGTTGGCAGGACAGCTTGTTATGGAAACACGGACAAGCATTCCAGGCAGGGTTACATTCTTGGGGATAATAAAAAAGCATGCCGTAGCTACTTCTGCATGCAGATTCACGATTGCTTTTCCTGCAATGAAGATTCAAAACCAGGAGTGCAGGAGCAAGACAAAGTTATAA
- the LOC8271689 gene encoding uncharacterized protein LOC8271689 isoform X3 has translation MESRIVEDRNPELEESFSFSSYDFNSSSSFVFFSDNEDIDDNSDDDGGGGRDSYIEIALEPANIHQKNKYDNDEEEAMELRISFSSSIPLPDQETNTAELCESVASSASSSSSSFTFTSSFTESQRNTEAESKQPSDCTKQEKTIKSKVHKTFSSSFRIYSPEIDVGDSSADTARLNLVPARKNVPKIATTTMSSTGMLMNFFVKLRVSKLKTLLASFLKASQTNSGRHKGKKPEETFRTNYRNLINPIDKGSAAAERKQGNGEKSRMLELNLDAIKEYVLEAMSITSLGRRDRRTKSCPVSTKSSPIHLRSMSESNKMSATENSIQAAIAHCKRSLGPNI, from the exons ATGGAAAGCAGAATCGTGGAAGATCGAAACCCAGAGCTTGAAGAAAGTTTCTCATTTAGCAGCTACGACTTCAAttcctcttcctcttttgtattcttctctGATAACGAAGATATTGATGACAATAGTGATGATGATGGGGGCGGTGGTCGTGATTCTTATATCGAAATAGCTCTTGAACCCGCAAATATTCACCAGAAAAATAAATACGATAATGATGAGGAGGAGGCAATGGAGCTTCGGATATCATTTTCATCAAGCATCCCATTACCAGATCAAGAAACAAACACGGCAGAATTATGCGAGTCTGTGGCTTCCTCTGCTTCATCATCGTCTTCTTCGTTTACTTTCACCTCTTCATTCACCGAGAGTCAACGGAATACAGAGGCGGAGTCAAAGCAGCCTTCTGATTGTACAAAACAGGAGAAGACTATTAAAAGCAAGGTTCATAAGACGTTCAGTTCTAGTTTCAGGATATACTCGCCGGAGATTGATGTCGGTGATAGTTCAGCCGACACCGCCCGCTTGAACCTCGTACCTGCCAG AAAGAATGTACCAAAGATAGCAACAACAACAATGAGTAGTACTGGCATGTTGATGAATTTCTTCGTGAAATTGCGAGTCTCGAAATTAAAAACATTGCTAGCCTCATTTCTGAAAGCCTCTCAGACAAACTCTGGAAGACACAAAGGCAAGAAACCTGAAGAGACTTTCAGGACGAATTATCGGAACCTAATTAACCCAATAGACAAGGGATCAGCAGCAGCAGAACGAAAGCAAGGAAACGGAGAGAAATCAAGAATGTTGGAGCTGAACTTGGATGCGATTAAAGAGTATGTGCTGGAAGCCATGAGTATTACCAGCCTTGGTCGTAGAGATAGAAGAACAAAAAGTTGCCCTGTTTCTACCAAGTCTTCCCCAATTCACCTACGATCTATGAGCGAGAGTAATAAGATGTCTGCTACAGAAAACTCCATTCAGGCAGCTATTGCTCATTGTAAGAGATCATTGGGCccaaatatttga
- the LOC8271689 gene encoding uncharacterized protein LOC8271689 isoform X1 encodes MESRIVEDRNPELEESFSFSSYDFNSSSSFVFFSDNEDIDDNSDDDGGGGRDSYIEIALEPANIHQKNKYDNDEEEAMELRISFSSSIPLPDQETNTAELCESVASSASSSSSSFTFTSSFTESQRNTEAESKQPSDCTKQEKTIKSKVHKTFSSSFRIYSPEIDVGDSSADTARLNLVPASNSRKNVPKIATTTMSSTGMLMNFFVKLRVSKLKTLLASFLKASQTNSGRHKGKKPEETFRTNYRNLINPIDKGSAAAERKQGNGEKSRMLELNLDAIKEYVLEAMSITSLGRRDRRTKSCPVSTKSSPIHLRSMSESNKMSATENSIQAAIAHCKRSLGPNI; translated from the exons ATGGAAAGCAGAATCGTGGAAGATCGAAACCCAGAGCTTGAAGAAAGTTTCTCATTTAGCAGCTACGACTTCAAttcctcttcctcttttgtattcttctctGATAACGAAGATATTGATGACAATAGTGATGATGATGGGGGCGGTGGTCGTGATTCTTATATCGAAATAGCTCTTGAACCCGCAAATATTCACCAGAAAAATAAATACGATAATGATGAGGAGGAGGCAATGGAGCTTCGGATATCATTTTCATCAAGCATCCCATTACCAGATCAAGAAACAAACACGGCAGAATTATGCGAGTCTGTGGCTTCCTCTGCTTCATCATCGTCTTCTTCGTTTACTTTCACCTCTTCATTCACCGAGAGTCAACGGAATACAGAGGCGGAGTCAAAGCAGCCTTCTGATTGTACAAAACAGGAGAAGACTATTAAAAGCAAGGTTCATAAGACGTTCAGTTCTAGTTTCAGGATATACTCGCCGGAGATTGATGTCGGTGATAGTTCAGCCGACACCGCCCGCTTGAACCTCGTACCTGCCAG cAATAGCAGAAAGAATGTACCAAAGATAGCAACAACAACAATGAGTAGTACTGGCATGTTGATGAATTTCTTCGTGAAATTGCGAGTCTCGAAATTAAAAACATTGCTAGCCTCATTTCTGAAAGCCTCTCAGACAAACTCTGGAAGACACAAAGGCAAGAAACCTGAAGAGACTTTCAGGACGAATTATCGGAACCTAATTAACCCAATAGACAAGGGATCAGCAGCAGCAGAACGAAAGCAAGGAAACGGAGAGAAATCAAGAATGTTGGAGCTGAACTTGGATGCGATTAAAGAGTATGTGCTGGAAGCCATGAGTATTACCAGCCTTGGTCGTAGAGATAGAAGAACAAAAAGTTGCCCTGTTTCTACCAAGTCTTCCCCAATTCACCTACGATCTATGAGCGAGAGTAATAAGATGTCTGCTACAGAAAACTCCATTCAGGCAGCTATTGCTCATTGTAAGAGATCATTGGGCccaaatatttga